A window from Telopea speciosissima isolate NSW1024214 ecotype Mountain lineage chromosome 8, Tspe_v1, whole genome shotgun sequence encodes these proteins:
- the LOC122672719 gene encoding transcription repressor OFP8-like, translated as MVGGFKLRLSRMFRASFGLCRSRSVAIFISQIRHESSAEDGFATMEKLQSPELMEQSPCFGFDDAKGRTCPPASPISPLNSYYKIEEFKPKGGKIKSKETKQKKNQRSINKKSRFHFDSSSGESDSGWFSTEESGDETETFLSSKSLSSDSSEIYRRKAAEVRRRRNSEMSHDPFDSGGKLQESIAVVKRSTDPYNDFRTSMVEMIVEKELFAEEDLEKLLQCFLSLNSSHYHKVIIEVFKEVWDTLFSN; from the coding sequence ATGGTGGGTGGATTCAAACTACGACTCTCTCGCATGTTCCGTGCTTCATTTGGGTTGTGTCGGTCACGAAGCGTAGCCATTTTCATCTCTCAAATCCGCCATGAATCATCTGCAGAGGATGGTTTCGCAACAATGGAGAAGTTACAGAGTCCAGAATTGATGGAACAAAGCCCATGCTTTGGCTTTGATGATGCGAAAGGAAGAACTTGCCCCCCTGCATCGCCCATTTCGCCATTAAATTCTTATTACAAGATTGAGGAATTCAAaccaaaagggggaaaaattaAGTCAAAGGAAACGAAGCAGAAGAAGAACCAGAGATCTATCAACAAGAAATCAAGATTTCATTTTGATTCTTCATCAGGAGAAAGTGATAGTGGATGGTTCAGTACTGAAGAATCTGGAGACGAGACAGAAACGTTTTTATCTTCAAAGAGTTTATCTTCTGATTCTTCTGAGATTTACCGCCGGAAAGCAGCTGAAGTTCGCCGGAGAAGGAATTCTGAAATGAGTCATGACCCGTTTGACTCAGGGGGTAAATTACAAGAAAGCATCGCTGTGGTGAAGCGGTCTACTGATCCGTATAATGATTTCAGGACATCAATGGTGGAAATGATTGTAGAGAAGGAGTTATTTGCAGAAGAGGATCTGGAGAAGCTCTTACAGTGTTTTCTGAGTTTGAATTCCTCTCATTATCATAAAGTTATTATTGAGGTATTTAAAGAAGTATGGGATACTCTGTTCTCTAATTGA